From the Oncorhynchus nerka isolate Pitt River linkage group LG20, Oner_Uvic_2.0, whole genome shotgun sequence genome, one window contains:
- the LOC115103345 gene encoding zinc finger protein 808-like, translated as MRKHHILIEEGLPLSSLRLLVPPLRLVSAALWQVVQQRDVMDYGLVEEFVTTVLEIVPDMMSYRERVQLIMGLRAQLVLELCRSDHLANPETIQPHLNRMKTCIITHRGKEISDPEVEASELTFRKLIQTLLEDPIEKEHFFQNIFPEEFGPKYNSALQTLVWEFLSRLEKLLPAPTLQQTASWFLPDPPVLEECVQCVSHPQPLKTLLQHHHNTCGHVDTNARSSGDNQILASMSLSSLVIDEAFNDQADPEVQSEPEQECMSPVSSDNEPKMASLLEHMESELLPLNKEEKPAFLEVVCRHKKTTAKNNTSFHHLHTNSGLKIQGKAHSSQQEVQDISSLSTSCRLRQPKVLLHRLDITDTLLPETEVSSTPRRERLQIDKVGSQGQRRGPVISQKSERNINEEPSDGQPQYSLAPDPSLNTGQPKRSKRVKICSLCGKTFSEAKDLTAHIRCHNEQSPAKCPQCGQDFEHHEDLQKHQQNVCEAAAQPEEDNMSTASFKEDNMSMTSVEDDWTEISHPHDTLPQNKRGPYVHHTPKAFQPSKARQICHVCHKTLCNVFMLRRHLKSVHGLLPYKCYNCEASFGNNPSLKKHVKECLKTKKRHPCSLCGVTFEPNECSEGNQQQFVENGTAIPQNATAFSALPFSALIQSSSNYRTCRLCNETFDTAANLRIHLKCQHDVHPYPCINCGESFPSISDLRIHKCSGQNIPDSRKCPGCRNRTSQSTPQQLKTSQGVNLRHQTDRPLVSAENEMAIPQSCNTDVDYSNDLQQCKPKEGEINFQRGQQDWSEEVDPNQHPEEVDPAHRSSCMVPREDGTEILHSHRTSPEKPTTSKAPPTGVILNSRTCLVCYKTFFNRASLLQHRRRHSQGQGPHTCAICSRSFGRAFDLTRHQARKTGCGSMHRNLVVHENAPTEVKPVFSCPHCQEWFTSENKLETHMLCHTGEGFTCRFCGKMFAKQYKLYIHVRSHIDRPHLCDACGKDFRTKYALKVHTRVHTGERPFSCPDCGKRCSSKGNLKAHQQSHTGERPFACPLCKVRCRIKSQLKVHILTHTGERPHKCLACGKTFQLKLLLRKHQLASCS; from the exons CACCACTGTGTTGGAGATAGTTCCTGATATGATGAGTTACAGGGAGAGAGTCCAACTCATCATGGGGCTGCGAGCACAG CTGGTTCTGGAGTTGTGTCGCTCTGATCACCTAGCCAACCCTGAGACCATCCAGCCACACCTGAACAGGATGAAGACCTGTATCATCACTCATAGGGGCAAGGAG ATTTCTGATCCAGAGGTGGAAGCGTCAGAATTAACTTTCCGGAAGCTGATTCAAACTCTGCTGGAAGACCCAATTGAGAAAGAACACTTCTTTCAG AATATTTTTCCAGAGGAATTTGGCCCCAAGTATAACTCAGCACTGCAGACTCTGGTGTGGGAGTTCCTCTCCAGGCTGGAGAAGCTGCTTCCAGCACCAACCCTTCAACAG ACGGCATCTTGGTTCCTACCTGACCCCCCTGTCCTGGAggagtgtgtgcagtgtgtatccCACCCTCAGCCTTTGAAGACCCTTCTccagcaccaccacaacacatgTGGACATGTAGACACCAATG CTCGGTCTTCCGGTGACAATCAGATCCTCGCttcaatgtctctctcttccttagTGATAGATGAAGCCTTCAATGACCAAGCTGACCCAGAGGTCCAATCAGAACCTGAGCAGGAATGTATGAGCCCCGTCTCATCTGACAATGAGCCAAAGATGGCCTCTTTGTTGGAACACATGGAGAGTGAACTGTTGCCTTTGAATAAAGAGGAGAAGCCTGCTTTTTTGGAGGTAGTGTGTAGACACAAGAAAACAACAGCGAAAAACAATACATCTTTTCACCACCTTCACACTAACAGTGGGCTGAAAATCCAAGGAAAAGCCCACAGCAGCCAACAGGAAGTGCAGGACATTTCTAGTTTATCTACTTCCTGTCGGCTCCGTCAGCCCAAAGTGCTGCTACACAGACTTGACATTACTGATACACTGTTACCTGAGACGGAGGTCTCTTCAACACCAAGGAGAGAGAGGCTTCAGATTGACAAAGTGGGATCccaaggacagagaagaggaccgGTCATATCACAAAAGAGTGAGAGGAATATCAATGAAGAGCCGTCTGATGGTCAACCTCAGTATTCTCTGGCCCCTGACCCATCCCTTAACACAGGGCAGCCTAAAAGAAGCAAGCGTGTCAAAATATGCTCCTTGTGTGGAAAGACTTTCAGCGAAGCAAAGGATTTGACGGCACACATAAGATGTCACAATGAGCAGAGCCCTGCCAAGTGCCCCCAGTGTGGACAAGACTTTGAACACCATGAGGACTTACAGAAACATCAGCAGAATGTGTGTGAGGCGGCAGCTCAACCAGAAGAGGATAACATGTCTACGGCATCTTTTAAGGAGGATAACATGTCTATGACATCTGTGGAGGATGATTGGACAGAGATATCCCACCCCCATGACACTTTACCTCAGAACAAAAGAGGTCCCTATGTTCATCACACTCCAAAAGCCTTCCAGCCTTCCAAAGCCAGACAAATATGCCATGTCTGTCACAAGACTCTTTGTAATGTATTTATGCTGAGAAGACACCTGAAATCCGTCCATGGTCTGCTCCCCTACAAGTGCTACAACTGTGAGGCAAGTTTTGGGAATAATCCTAGTTTGAAGAAACACGTAAAAGAGTGCTTGAAGACGAAGAAACGCCACCCGTGCTCTCTGTGCGGTGTGACCTTTGAGCCAAATGAGTGTTCGGAGGGGAACCAACAGCAGTTCGTAGAAAATGGTACAGCGATACCCCAGAATGCAACAGCCTTCAGTGCTCTGCCCTTCAGTGCTCTGATACAGTCCTCCAGTAATTACAGAACATGTCGTCTGTGTAATGAAACTTTCGATACTGCAGCGAACTTGAGAATACACCTAAAATGTCAACATGATGTACATCCTTACCCATGCATCAATTGTGGAGAAAGTTTCCCAAGCATATCGGATCTGCGGATACACAAGTGTTCAGGTCAAAACATTCCAGACTCCAGAAAGTGTCCGGGGTGCAGGAATAGGACATCTCAATCCACACCGCAGCAGTTAAAGACAAGTCAGGGTGTGAACCTTAGACACCAGACAGATAGGCCACTAGTTTCAGCAGAAAACGAGATGGCGATCCCGCAGTCCTGCAACACAGATGTTGACTACTCAAATGACTTGCAGCAATGCAAGCCAAAGGAGGGTGAGATTAACTTTCAGAGAGGACAGCAAGACTGGAGTGAGGAGGTTGATCCAAACCAGCATCCAGAGGAGGTTGATCCAGCACACAGAAGCAGTTGTATGGTTCCAAGGGAGGATGGGACAGAGATTCTCCACAGTCATCGCACGTCACCCGAGAAACCAACAACTTCCAAAGCTCCTCCCACTGGCGTGATTTTAAATTCTAGAACATGTCTGGTGTGCTATAAGACATTCTTTAACAGAGCAAGCTTGCTTCAACATCGGAGACGTCACTCACAGGGTCAGGGACCCCACACATGCGCCATATGTTCAAGGAGCTTTGGTCGAGCTTTCGATTTGACAAGACATCAGGCCAGGAAAACAGGTTGTGGCTCAATGCACCGTAATCTCGTTGTACATGAGAATGCTCCTACCGAAGTTAAACCGGTCTTCTCTTGCCCCCATTGTCAGGAATGGTTCACGAGCGAAAATAAACTGGAGACACACATGCTATGTCACACAGGGGAAGGGTTCACATGTAGGTTTTGCGGCAAGATGTTTGCTAAACAATATAAATTATACATCCATGTTCGTTCGCATATTGACAGACCTCATCTATGTGATGCATGTGGTAAGGATTTCAGAACTAAGTATGCATTGAAAgtacacacacgtgtacacacggGAGAACGACCGTTCTCTTGCCCAGATTGTGGCAAAAGATGTTCTTCGAAGGGTAATCTGAAGGCCCATCAACAGAGTCATACAGGAGAACGTCCATTTGCGTGCCCTCTCTGTAAAGTACGCTGTCGCATTAAGTCGCAACTAAAAGTACACATTTTAACCCACACAGGGGAGAGGCCTCATAAGTGTTTGGCTTGTGGGAAGACTTTTCAACTGAAACTTTTGTTGAGAAAACATCAGTTAGCTTCATGTTCTTAG